A stretch of Corallococcus macrosporus DNA encodes these proteins:
- a CDS encoding ABC transporter ATP-binding protein — protein MSEPTTPALELKGLSKAYGKFTALHAVDLTIRPGEIFALLGPNGAGKTTLIGSVCGLVKKSAGTMKVFGKDLDQDPTGPRYQVGLVPQEINFDPFFSVAESLRIQQGYYGQPRDDARIDEVLTALNLQAKKDSLTRALSGGMKRRLLIAKALVHKPKLVFLDEPTAGVDVELRRDLWTYVKKIASEGTTIVLTTHYLEEAEELADRVGIINEGRLLMTEDKAALLRRFGEKRLVVTFSEPQAAMPAAGVRFAASLSADGRTLTYVERDNCAPSGELLRSLYADGLPIAEVETRRSRLEDVLIEILRGRPSQAA, from the coding sequence ATGTCCGAGCCCACGACCCCCGCCCTGGAGCTGAAGGGCCTCTCCAAGGCCTACGGCAAGTTCACCGCCCTGCACGCGGTGGACCTCACCATCCGCCCCGGCGAAATCTTCGCCCTCCTGGGCCCCAACGGCGCCGGCAAGACGACCCTCATCGGCAGCGTGTGCGGCCTGGTGAAGAAGTCCGCCGGCACCATGAAGGTCTTCGGCAAGGACCTGGACCAGGACCCCACCGGGCCCCGCTACCAGGTGGGCCTCGTCCCGCAGGAGATCAACTTCGACCCGTTCTTCTCCGTCGCCGAGTCGCTGCGCATCCAGCAGGGCTACTACGGCCAGCCCCGCGACGACGCGCGCATCGATGAAGTCCTCACCGCGCTCAACCTCCAGGCCAAGAAGGACTCGCTCACGCGCGCGCTGTCGGGCGGCATGAAGCGCCGGCTGCTCATCGCCAAGGCGCTGGTGCACAAGCCGAAGCTGGTGTTCCTGGACGAGCCCACCGCGGGCGTGGACGTGGAGCTGCGGCGCGACCTGTGGACGTACGTGAAGAAGATCGCCAGCGAGGGCACCACCATCGTCCTCACCACGCACTACCTGGAAGAGGCCGAGGAGCTGGCGGACCGCGTGGGCATCATCAACGAGGGCCGCCTGCTCATGACCGAGGACAAGGCCGCGCTCCTGCGCCGCTTCGGTGAGAAGCGCCTGGTCGTCACCTTCTCCGAGCCGCAGGCCGCCATGCCCGCCGCGGGCGTGCGCTTCGCCGCGAGCCTGTCCGCCGACGGCCGCACGCTCACCTACGTGGAGCGCGACAACTGCGCGCCGTCCGGGGAGCTGCTCCGCTCGCTCTACGCGGACGGGCTGCCCATCGCGGAAGTGGAGACGCGGCGCTCGCGCCTGGAAGACGTGCTCATCGAAATCCTCCGTGGCCGCCCCTCGCAGGCCGCCTGA
- a CDS encoding PLP-dependent aminotransferase family protein, whose amino-acid sequence MARWTLTVPLDSQSPTPRFVQIARALAEDVRRGRLRPGEPLPGSRALAVSLGVHRNTVLAAYQELEAQGWIVTTPGLGTFVAETAPEDASAAPSVQVAPDVGFVMPPAVETRALPRGPAAPRGMLSLLTGSPDVRLLPSEVLARAYRRALKRGGQRLLDYAAPLGHAGLREALAGMLASLRGMAVTADTLLITRGSQGALDLAARTLLRPGDTVAVESPGYLPAWDAFRLTGANVVPVPVDSEGLRVDVLEQLGAVRAVYLTPHHQYPTTVTLSAERRQRLLAWARASRVALIEDDYDHEFHFDGPPVLPLASQDRDGLVLYVGTLSKVLAPGLRLGFLAAPAPFITRAASVRAAVDRQGDGVTEAAVAELLEEGEVQRHVRKMRSVYRSRRDALVDALRASLNSTLDFTVPAGGMTLWARCAPGVDAARWTERGLREGVGFMHGGHYTFDRAPLNALRLCFTSLQEDELREAVRRMARALEGMLTDRGRDGGQ is encoded by the coding sequence ATGGCGCGCTGGACGCTGACGGTTCCGCTGGATTCGCAGTCACCGACGCCGCGCTTCGTGCAGATCGCGCGGGCGCTGGCGGAGGACGTGCGGCGCGGGCGGCTGCGTCCCGGGGAGCCGCTTCCTGGGAGCCGCGCGCTCGCGGTGTCGCTGGGCGTGCACCGCAACACCGTGCTTGCTGCGTACCAAGAGCTGGAGGCCCAGGGGTGGATTGTCACTACTCCGGGGCTGGGCACCTTCGTCGCGGAGACGGCTCCGGAGGATGCGTCCGCTGCGCCTTCCGTGCAGGTGGCTCCGGATGTGGGCTTCGTGATGCCTCCCGCCGTGGAGACGCGTGCGCTGCCTCGTGGGCCCGCGGCGCCTCGCGGCATGTTGTCGTTGCTGACTGGTAGCCCGGATGTGCGGCTGCTTCCTTCGGAGGTGCTCGCGCGTGCGTACCGGCGTGCGCTGAAGCGCGGGGGACAGCGGCTGCTCGACTATGCCGCGCCCCTGGGCCATGCCGGGCTGCGTGAGGCCTTGGCCGGGATGCTGGCTTCGCTTCGCGGTATGGCCGTCACTGCTGACACGCTGCTCATCACCCGGGGCAGTCAGGGCGCGCTGGACCTCGCGGCGCGCACGCTGCTTCGGCCTGGGGACACCGTGGCCGTGGAGTCTCCGGGCTACCTGCCCGCGTGGGATGCCTTCCGTCTCACCGGTGCGAACGTGGTGCCCGTTCCCGTGGACTCCGAGGGGCTTCGCGTGGACGTGCTGGAGCAGTTGGGGGCGGTGCGCGCCGTCTACCTCACGCCGCATCACCAGTATCCCACCACCGTCACGCTCTCCGCCGAGCGCCGACAGCGGCTCCTCGCATGGGCCCGGGCCTCGCGCGTCGCGCTCATCGAGGACGACTACGACCACGAGTTCCACTTTGACGGTCCTCCCGTGCTGCCGCTCGCGAGCCAGGACCGGGACGGACTCGTGCTCTACGTGGGAACGCTGTCCAAGGTGCTCGCGCCGGGCTTGCGGCTGGGCTTCCTCGCCGCGCCTGCTCCGTTCATCACCCGTGCGGCCTCCGTGCGCGCGGCCGTGGACCGGCAAGGCGACGGTGTCACCGAGGCCGCTGTCGCTGAGCTGCTAGAGGAGGGGGAGGTCCAGCGCCACGTCCGCAAGATGCGCTCGGTGTACCGCTCCCGCCGCGATGCGCTGGTGGATGCGCTGCGTGCGTCGTTGAACTCCACGCTCGACTTCACCGTGCCCGCGGGCGGCATGACCCTGTGGGCACGCTGCGCTCCCGGCGTTGACGCCGCCCGCTGGACCGAGCGGGGCCTGCGCGAGGGCGTCGGCTTCATGCACGGTGGTCACTACACCTTCGACCGTGCGCCTCTGAACGCGCTGCGACTGTGCTTTACCTCGCTCCAAGAGGACGAACTGCGCGAAGCCGTGCGTCGCATGGCCCGCGCGCTTGAGGGGATGCTCACGGATAGGGGACGAGATGGTGGGCAGTGA
- a CDS encoding AAA family ATPase: protein MIEKVQFRNFKAYRSLDLDLEPFTVLVGPNASGKTTLLDGLRMPAMIGPLRAHAIPEQYRSFGTSQSVSLVYQGRVGGTFAEVVLSSGGNNLPSNLYGEVDHETRQRIGRANSALYAGLLAASLLRFESRKLADASYSEEQVPTVASDGTGLASTIAFLKLSHEDLFGEIESALKQVVPTVRKIRVERASVEQSSLRTIALDDQATHVAEKRTLWGNRLVLDMQGAKGVPADSVGEGTLMALGLLTVLLGPQRPKLLLLDDIELALHPVAQGKLIAVLRAIQKNDPELQIVATSHSPFILNYLQPEEIRMTFLAENGFARCEKLTAHPEFEKWKGLMSPGEFWSTVGESWIGKVPASAPHE from the coding sequence GTGATCGAGAAGGTGCAGTTCCGCAACTTCAAGGCGTATCGCTCACTCGACCTGGACCTGGAGCCCTTCACCGTGCTGGTGGGGCCCAATGCTTCTGGCAAGACGACACTGCTGGATGGTTTGCGGATGCCGGCCATGATCGGGCCACTCCGAGCACACGCCATCCCAGAGCAGTATCGATCATTCGGCACGAGCCAATCAGTCAGTCTGGTTTACCAAGGGCGTGTAGGGGGGACATTTGCCGAAGTGGTTCTCAGCTCTGGGGGAAATAACCTTCCTAGTAACCTCTACGGAGAAGTAGATCATGAGACTCGCCAAAGAATTGGGCGGGCCAATAGTGCGCTATATGCAGGACTGCTTGCTGCGAGCTTGTTGAGGTTTGAGTCAAGAAAGTTGGCGGACGCCTCATACAGCGAAGAACAGGTGCCCACGGTTGCAAGTGATGGCACAGGGTTGGCCTCTACGATTGCGTTTCTCAAATTGAGTCATGAGGACTTGTTCGGCGAGATTGAATCCGCGCTGAAGCAGGTTGTGCCGACGGTGCGGAAGATTCGCGTTGAACGTGCCTCGGTCGAACAGAGCAGCTTGAGAACGATTGCGTTGGATGACCAGGCAACCCATGTGGCGGAGAAAAGGACGCTTTGGGGGAATCGGCTCGTGCTGGACATGCAGGGCGCTAAGGGCGTGCCTGCGGATTCTGTAGGCGAAGGCACATTGATGGCACTGGGCCTTCTGACGGTGCTGCTCGGACCCCAGCGACCCAAGCTCCTTTTATTGGACGACATTGAGCTCGCGCTTCATCCCGTGGCGCAGGGAAAGCTCATCGCGGTCCTGCGCGCCATCCAGAAGAACGATCCAGAGTTGCAGATCGTGGCGACGAGTCACTCGCCCTTCATCCTGAACTACCTGCAGCCGGAGGAGATCCGGATGACCTTCCTGGCGGAGAACGGGTTTGCTCGTTGCGAGAAGCTCACGGCTCATCCCGAGTTCGAGAAGTGGAAGGGCCTGATGAGCCCCGGCGAGTTCTGGAGCACCGTGGGCGAGAGCTGGATTGGCAAGGTGCCCGCGTCCGCGCCGCATGAGTGA
- a CDS encoding DUF2378 family protein produces MTRRPRSVPPEQRQVYVQVVEGLLQHGLKGQVSPRLRERLRQAGVDLDRPLLPLYPVPLWERCMEIVVEEVYPGMPRVEGFTRLARAHVEGYGATLLGRAVMGVMRMLGPRRMVHRLPEVLRGTDNYTEATLTERGPAHFELHLNSSLGAPGYVEALFEAMLTTGGAKAPRVTKVHDDGASSTYVLTWTPEP; encoded by the coding sequence GTGACACGCCGTCCCCGGTCGGTGCCGCCCGAGCAGCGGCAGGTCTACGTGCAGGTCGTGGAGGGCCTGCTCCAGCACGGCCTGAAGGGCCAGGTGTCTCCCCGCTTGCGTGAACGGCTGCGCCAGGCGGGCGTGGACCTGGACCGGCCGCTCCTGCCGCTCTACCCCGTGCCGCTCTGGGAGCGGTGCATGGAGATCGTCGTCGAGGAGGTCTATCCGGGCATGCCCCGGGTGGAGGGCTTCACCCGGCTCGCCCGCGCGCACGTGGAGGGCTACGGGGCCACGCTGCTGGGGCGCGCGGTGATGGGCGTGATGCGCATGCTGGGCCCCCGGCGCATGGTGCACCGGCTGCCAGAGGTCCTGCGCGGCACGGACAACTACACGGAGGCGACGCTCACGGAGCGGGGCCCCGCGCACTTCGAATTGCACCTCAACTCGAGCCTCGGCGCGCCCGGCTACGTGGAGGCCCTCTTCGAGGCCATGCTGACCACGGGCGGCGCGAAGGCGCCTCGCGTGACGAAGGTGCACGACGACGGGGCGAGCTCCACGTACGTGCTCACCTGGACGCCGGAGCCCTGA
- a CDS encoding ABC transporter permease, protein MNVLGMQTLFAKEVRRFMRVPGQTVLSPLISTTLYFIVFGYSISGRIHEVEGHPYLHFIVPGLVFLGIANNAFLNSSSSLFITKIQGTVVDLLVAPLGPGELMVGFIGGAMVRGLVVGLLTWMVAAVFSGFSLEHPLATLYFLLLSSYVFSVLGMLAAVWAEKFEQINFFPTFVMLPLTFLGGVFYSVRELPSPWNHISLFNPMVYMVEGLRYGMLGSSLFSPLVGGAILAVTAAVATGVTYAVLRSGYKMKA, encoded by the coding sequence ATGAACGTCCTCGGGATGCAGACGCTGTTCGCGAAGGAGGTCCGGCGCTTCATGCGCGTGCCGGGCCAGACCGTCCTGTCGCCCCTCATCAGCACCACGCTGTACTTCATCGTCTTCGGCTACTCGATTTCCGGCCGCATCCACGAGGTGGAGGGCCACCCGTACCTGCACTTCATCGTGCCGGGCCTCGTGTTCCTGGGCATCGCGAACAACGCGTTCCTCAACAGCTCCTCGTCGCTGTTCATCACCAAGATCCAGGGCACGGTGGTGGACCTGCTGGTGGCGCCGCTGGGGCCCGGTGAGCTGATGGTGGGCTTCATCGGCGGCGCCATGGTGCGCGGCCTGGTGGTGGGCCTGCTCACGTGGATGGTGGCGGCGGTGTTCTCCGGCTTCAGCCTGGAGCACCCGCTGGCGACGCTCTACTTCCTGCTCTTGTCCAGCTACGTGTTCAGCGTGCTGGGCATGCTGGCCGCCGTGTGGGCGGAGAAGTTCGAGCAGATCAACTTCTTCCCGACCTTCGTCATGCTGCCGCTCACGTTCCTGGGCGGCGTCTTCTACTCGGTGCGCGAGCTGCCCTCGCCGTGGAACCACATCAGCCTCTTCAACCCCATGGTCTACATGGTGGAGGGGCTTCGCTACGGCATGCTCGGCAGCAGCCTGTTCTCACCGCTCGTGGGCGGCGCCATCCTCGCCGTCACCGCGGCGGTCGCGACGGGCGTCACGTACGCGGTGCTGCGGTCCGGCTACAAGATGAAGGCCTAG
- a CDS encoding alpha/beta hydrolase, producing the protein MGHVHILRHFPSPQEGFNRTVRIYTPDNYDAWRDHRFPVLYMHDGQNVFAHPESAVFDTWCANRVAAEGVNAGRMEPWLIVAVDSGPGRFQEYSPWDEPRNGVSARGEAYGRFLVEELKPYIDRTYRTRQGSEWTGVMGSSLGGLISLYLGWKFPRVFGRIGALSPTVMWSQGRLFDAWREHSRRWTRIYLDAGDTEFIHAGGIPLDYGQGTRDFFHHLKGLGYGDHEVSLVLEPGGEHHEKDWQRRLPGAMQWLLG; encoded by the coding sequence ATGGGCCACGTCCACATCCTTCGCCACTTCCCCTCTCCCCAGGAGGGATTCAACCGCACCGTCCGCATCTACACGCCGGACAACTACGACGCCTGGCGCGACCACCGCTTCCCGGTGCTCTACATGCACGACGGGCAGAACGTCTTCGCGCATCCGGAGTCCGCCGTCTTCGACACGTGGTGCGCCAACCGCGTCGCGGCGGAGGGCGTGAACGCGGGACGGATGGAGCCGTGGCTCATCGTCGCGGTGGACTCCGGTCCCGGCCGCTTCCAGGAGTACTCGCCGTGGGACGAGCCGCGCAACGGTGTCTCCGCGCGCGGTGAGGCCTACGGGCGCTTCCTCGTGGAGGAGCTGAAGCCATACATCGACCGGACGTACCGCACGCGCCAGGGCAGCGAGTGGACTGGCGTCATGGGCTCCTCGCTGGGCGGGCTCATCTCGCTGTATCTGGGATGGAAGTTCCCACGGGTGTTCGGCCGCATCGGCGCGCTGTCGCCCACGGTGATGTGGAGCCAGGGCCGCCTGTTCGACGCGTGGCGTGAACACAGCCGGCGCTGGACGCGCATCTACCTGGACGCGGGCGACACCGAGTTCATCCACGCGGGTGGCATCCCCCTGGACTACGGCCAGGGCACGCGCGACTTCTTCCACCACCTCAAGGGCCTGGGCTACGGCGACCACGAGGTGTCCCTGGTGCTGGAGCCCGGCGGCGAGCACCACGAGAAGGACTGGCAGCGCCGGCTGCCGGGAGCCATGCAATGGCTGCTCGGGTGA
- the ettA gene encoding energy-dependent translational throttle protein EttA, with protein MAQNFIFTMQDLRKVKNGKDILKGIYLSFFPGAKIGVIGPNGSGKSTLLRIMAGVDTEFFGIAKPDPTVKVGYLAQEPQLDTKLDVKGNVELGLKEIRNALDRFNEVSAKFSEPMDDAAMEKLLAEQAKLQDFIDANNGWELDRTLEMAMDALRLPPGDADVTKLSGGEKRRVALCRILLEKPDLLLLDEPTNHLDAESVAWLEQALKAYTGTIVCITHDRYFLDNVAEWILELDRGEGVPWKGNYSSWLDQKQKRLELEEKSESHRQKTLKRELEWVRASPKARQAKSKARIAAYEDLLNQSQEKREPTGEVVIPPGEKLGGLVVEAKGLRKAYGDRLLIDDLNFKLPPGGIVGVIGPNGAGKTTLFRMLTGAEKPDAGELRVGETVKMAYVDQSRDALNGDHTVFQEVSGGLDHLDLGRAGQMPSRAYLAGFAFKGQDQQKRVKDLSGGERNRVHLAKMLKEGGNLLLLDEPTNDLDVETLRSLEDALLNFAGCAVVISHDRWFLDRIATHILAFEGDSKAFFFEGNFEDYEADKKKRLGPDALEPHRIRYRPLQKN; from the coding sequence ATGGCCCAGAATTTCATCTTCACGATGCAGGACCTGCGCAAGGTCAAGAACGGCAAGGACATCCTCAAGGGCATCTACCTGTCCTTCTTCCCGGGCGCGAAGATTGGCGTGATTGGCCCCAACGGCTCCGGCAAGTCCACGCTCCTGCGCATCATGGCGGGGGTGGACACGGAGTTCTTCGGCATCGCGAAGCCGGACCCCACGGTGAAGGTGGGCTACCTGGCGCAGGAGCCGCAGCTCGACACGAAGCTGGATGTGAAGGGGAACGTGGAGCTGGGTCTGAAGGAGATCCGCAACGCCCTGGACCGCTTCAATGAGGTCAGCGCGAAGTTCTCGGAGCCCATGGACGACGCGGCCATGGAGAAGCTGCTCGCCGAGCAGGCGAAGCTGCAGGACTTCATCGACGCGAACAACGGCTGGGAGCTGGACCGCACGCTGGAGATGGCGATGGACGCCCTGCGCCTGCCCCCGGGCGACGCGGACGTGACGAAGCTGTCCGGCGGTGAGAAGCGCCGCGTGGCGCTCTGCCGCATCCTGCTGGAGAAGCCGGACCTGCTGCTCCTGGACGAGCCCACCAACCACCTGGACGCGGAGAGCGTCGCTTGGCTGGAGCAGGCGCTGAAGGCCTACACGGGGACCATCGTGTGCATCACGCACGACCGGTACTTCCTGGACAACGTGGCGGAGTGGATCCTGGAGCTGGACCGCGGCGAGGGGGTGCCCTGGAAGGGGAACTACTCCAGCTGGCTGGACCAGAAGCAGAAGCGGCTGGAGCTGGAGGAGAAGTCGGAGAGCCACCGCCAGAAGACGCTCAAGCGCGAGCTGGAGTGGGTGCGTGCGTCTCCGAAGGCGCGTCAGGCGAAGAGCAAGGCGCGCATCGCGGCGTACGAGGACCTGCTCAACCAGTCGCAGGAGAAGCGCGAGCCGACGGGCGAGGTTGTGATTCCGCCGGGCGAGAAGCTGGGCGGTCTGGTGGTGGAGGCGAAGGGGCTGCGCAAGGCGTACGGGGACCGGCTGCTCATCGACGACCTGAACTTCAAGCTGCCGCCGGGCGGCATCGTGGGCGTGATTGGTCCGAACGGCGCGGGCAAGACGACGTTGTTCCGGATGCTGACGGGCGCGGAGAAGCCGGACGCGGGCGAGCTGCGCGTGGGCGAGACCGTGAAGATGGCCTACGTGGACCAGAGCCGCGACGCGCTGAACGGTGACCATACGGTGTTCCAGGAGGTGAGTGGTGGCCTGGACCACCTGGACCTGGGCCGTGCGGGCCAGATGCCCAGCCGCGCGTACCTGGCGGGCTTCGCGTTCAAGGGGCAGGACCAGCAGAAGCGGGTGAAGGACCTGTCCGGCGGCGAGCGCAACCGGGTGCACCTGGCGAAGATGCTGAAGGAGGGCGGCAACCTGCTGCTCCTGGACGAGCCCACGAACGACCTGGACGTGGAGACGCTGCGGAGCCTGGAGGACGCGCTGCTCAACTTCGCGGGCTGCGCGGTGGTCATCAGCCACGACCGCTGGTTCCTGGACCGCATCGCCACGCACATCCTGGCATTCGAGGGTGACAGCAAGGCGTTCTTCTTCGAGGGCAACTTCGAGGACTACGAAGCGGACAAGAAGAAGCGCCTGGGCCCGGACGCCCTGGAGCCGCACCGCATCCGCTACCGCCCGCTGCAGAAGAACTGA
- a CDS encoding lamin tail domain-containing protein: MRLGLGCLVGWMGACGLSAWEEEPQACAALLPGDVVITEYLNDPTGADTGREYVELHNPTRGTVDLLGVTLFTARDEAAQERVYTFTTGLPVDAGAFVVLGDVREGALPEHVDQTYGDALGALGNSAGLLGLRCGTRVLDTVVLGAPAKSGVARTYDGRLVPDAEGNDDPSRWCDAPDATRGSPGSANAPCPALADGGVPSGVTTCLPPGAVSPREVQPPRPGELIITEVMANPRGDDTVGEWLEVRATAPVDLNGLTVGTDTQGTRLESERCLSLAAGESALLARRKEPEVNGGLPEPLATFSVDLRNAGGGVAVRAGGVLIDSALYGPAQDGVAIQVSAPLTADAKGNDVAASWCAATEPYGDKGNLGTPGRGNRTCTGTDAGAAQAGCIDRTTGQPRALRAPSVGSLVITEFMADPVAVPDALGEWVEVLALREVDLNGVTLANEAGSAVLESPLCLSLKAGGFAVLARGEDASLNGGLPAVLGTFGFGLGNGAGAHVLKLSAQGAVLDAVAFTNAASPGVSSQLDARVRDATRNDAAGAFCLTPAGVTYGVGDLGTPGRENRTCAP, from the coding sequence GTGAGGCTGGGATTGGGTTGTCTGGTGGGATGGATGGGCGCGTGCGGACTGTCGGCGTGGGAGGAGGAGCCGCAAGCCTGTGCAGCGCTGCTGCCGGGGGACGTGGTCATCACCGAGTACCTCAACGACCCCACGGGAGCGGACACGGGCAGGGAGTACGTGGAGCTGCACAACCCCACGCGAGGGACCGTGGACCTGTTGGGCGTGACGCTCTTCACCGCGCGCGACGAGGCGGCACAGGAGCGGGTCTACACGTTCACCACGGGCCTGCCAGTGGATGCGGGGGCCTTCGTCGTGCTGGGCGACGTGCGCGAGGGGGCACTGCCCGAGCACGTGGACCAGACCTATGGGGATGCGCTCGGTGCGCTGGGGAACAGCGCGGGGTTGCTGGGCCTTCGGTGCGGGACGCGCGTGCTCGACACAGTGGTGCTCGGCGCACCGGCGAAGTCGGGCGTGGCGCGGACCTATGACGGCCGGCTCGTTCCCGATGCGGAGGGTAATGACGACCCGTCACGCTGGTGTGATGCGCCGGATGCAACCCGGGGCAGTCCGGGGAGCGCGAACGCCCCGTGTCCCGCGCTGGCGGATGGCGGGGTGCCTTCCGGCGTCACGACGTGCCTGCCGCCGGGCGCTGTCTCTCCCCGGGAGGTCCAACCCCCGCGTCCCGGCGAGCTGATCATCACCGAGGTGATGGCCAACCCACGAGGCGACGACACGGTGGGCGAGTGGCTGGAGGTCCGTGCCACCGCGCCCGTGGACCTCAATGGGCTGACGGTGGGGACGGACACCCAGGGCACACGGCTGGAGTCGGAGCGCTGTCTGTCCCTGGCTGCTGGAGAGTCCGCGCTGCTCGCGCGCAGGAAGGAGCCGGAGGTGAACGGAGGCCTGCCGGAGCCCCTGGCCACGTTCTCCGTGGACCTGCGCAACGCGGGCGGAGGGGTCGCCGTGCGCGCGGGAGGCGTGCTCATCGACAGCGCGCTGTATGGCCCGGCCCAGGATGGCGTGGCCATCCAGGTGTCCGCGCCGCTCACCGCCGATGCGAAGGGCAACGACGTCGCGGCGTCCTGGTGCGCGGCCACGGAACCCTACGGTGACAAGGGCAACCTGGGCACACCGGGGCGCGGCAACCGCACCTGCACCGGGACGGACGCGGGCGCGGCGCAGGCGGGTTGCATTGACCGGACGACGGGACAGCCCCGTGCGCTTCGCGCTCCCTCCGTGGGCTCGCTGGTGATCACCGAGTTCATGGCGGATCCCGTCGCCGTCCCGGATGCGCTGGGGGAATGGGTGGAGGTGCTCGCGCTGCGCGAGGTGGACCTCAACGGGGTGACGCTCGCCAACGAGGCGGGCAGCGCCGTCCTGGAGTCTCCCCTCTGTCTTTCGCTGAAGGCCGGAGGCTTCGCGGTCCTCGCGCGCGGCGAGGACGCTTCGCTCAACGGCGGGTTGCCCGCCGTGCTCGGCACGTTCGGGTTCGGCCTGGGCAACGGCGCGGGAGCCCATGTGCTCAAGCTGTCAGCGCAGGGAGCCGTCCTGGACGCGGTGGCCTTCACGAACGCCGCCAGCCCCGGTGTGTCGTCGCAGTTGGATGCACGTGTACGGGACGCCACACGCAACGACGCGGCCGGGGCCTTCTGCCTCACTCCCGCCGGTGTGACCTATGGCGTGGGCGACCTGGGCACCCCGGGCCGGGAGAACCGGACGTGCGCGCCATGA
- a CDS encoding ATP-grasp domain-containing protein yields MNFVFISPHFPSQYFHFATALRERGVSVLGIGDTPYESLRQELRESLREYFFVPSLTDYDALLRATGYLTWRHGRMDRIESLNESWLEVEARLREDFHVPGLQPSDILKLRSKSGMAEVFHASGVPHPDLLRVRDADQVKEFAARVGYPLVLKPDVGVGAAHTFKVASDAEVDAALAHPLPTSYVAQPFVRGTIVTYDGIVDRHGVIVFKLSHEYSDGGMETVTERRDISFWSLQHIPAALDVLGRQVVAAFGLRERWFHLEFFRLPDGRFVVLEANLRPPGGFMTDMMNYTCDIDVYRLYARVVTGDPVAGFQYTPRHHVCHSARRHGRRYKHNHSQIVERLGSSLLVHRELPPIYHSLLGEEMYLTRHADLESMQDAVRFIQAT; encoded by the coding sequence ATGAACTTCGTCTTCATCTCTCCCCACTTCCCCTCCCAGTACTTCCACTTCGCCACCGCGCTGCGCGAGCGCGGCGTGTCCGTGCTGGGCATCGGTGACACGCCCTACGAGTCCCTGCGCCAGGAGCTGCGCGAGTCCCTGCGGGAATACTTCTTCGTCCCCAGCCTCACCGACTACGACGCCCTCCTGCGCGCCACCGGCTACCTCACCTGGCGCCACGGCCGCATGGACCGCATCGAGTCCCTCAACGAGTCCTGGCTCGAAGTCGAAGCCCGCCTGCGCGAGGACTTCCACGTCCCCGGCCTCCAGCCCTCGGACATCCTCAAGCTGCGCTCCAAGTCCGGCATGGCCGAGGTCTTCCACGCCTCCGGCGTCCCCCACCCGGACCTCCTGCGCGTGCGAGACGCGGACCAGGTGAAGGAGTTCGCCGCGCGCGTGGGCTACCCGCTCGTGCTCAAGCCCGACGTGGGCGTGGGCGCCGCCCACACGTTCAAGGTCGCCAGCGACGCGGAGGTGGACGCGGCGCTCGCCCACCCGCTGCCCACGTCCTACGTGGCCCAGCCCTTCGTGCGCGGCACCATCGTCACCTACGACGGCATCGTGGACCGCCACGGCGTCATCGTCTTCAAGCTCAGCCACGAATACAGCGACGGCGGCATGGAGACCGTCACCGAGCGCCGCGACATCTCCTTCTGGAGCCTCCAGCACATTCCCGCCGCGCTCGACGTGCTGGGCCGCCAGGTCGTCGCCGCGTTCGGCCTGCGCGAGCGCTGGTTCCACCTGGAGTTCTTCCGCCTGCCGGATGGCCGCTTCGTCGTGCTCGAGGCCAACCTGCGCCCGCCCGGCGGCTTCATGACGGACATGATGAACTACACGTGCGACATCGACGTGTACCGGCTCTATGCCCGCGTCGTGACGGGCGACCCGGTGGCGGGCTTCCAGTACACGCCTCGCCACCACGTCTGCCACAGCGCCCGCCGTCACGGCCGGCGCTACAAACACAATCACTCGCAAATCGTGGAGCGGCTGGGCAGCTCGCTGCTCGTGCACCGCGAGCTGCCGCCCATCTACCACTCGCTGCTGGGCGAGGAGATGTACCTCACGCGCCACGCGGACCTGGAGTCCATGCAGGACGCGGTGCGCTTCATCCAGGCGACGTGA